A single genomic interval of Synechococcus sp. UW179A harbors:
- a CDS encoding glycoside hydrolase 100 family protein, whose amino-acid sequence MAGRFSQQNQRVRPSSKEDQVVQKAREHFERTLIPLRGQLAGSVAALEHPRHDEALNYGEIFLRDNVPVMVYLLTQKRFDIVRQFLTICLDLQSTTYQTRGVFPTSFVEEEGHLIADYGQRSIGRITSVDASLWWPVLCWMYVKSSGDEEFASSQAVQRGVQLLLDLVLHPTFEGTPVLFVPDCAFMIDRPMDVWGAPLEVEVLLYGSLRCCTQLMELGRKHHNSRLLDQRLVLTRQWVHDLRQFLLKHYWVTSKTMQVLRRRPTEQYGDNQHQNEFNVQPQVIPDWLQDWLENRGGYLIGNMRTGRPDFRFYSLGNSLGCLFGLLTAPQQRALFRLTLHNRDHLMAEMPMRICHPPMESLEWQNKTGSDPKNWPWSYHNGGHWPSLLWFFGGSILLHERRHPHADVLLMGQMKALLEECYWSHLNQLPRQQWAEYFDGPTGTWVGQQSRTYQTWTIVGFLLLHHFLRVNPDDVMLLDLDEGAVPDPADEFPEDSDHDMDHH is encoded by the coding sequence ATGGCAGGACGCTTCAGCCAGCAGAACCAGCGTGTCCGACCGAGCTCGAAGGAAGACCAGGTGGTCCAGAAGGCCCGCGAGCACTTTGAGCGAACGCTGATTCCCCTGCGTGGACAGCTGGCTGGCAGCGTCGCGGCCCTAGAACATCCCCGTCACGACGAAGCTCTCAACTACGGGGAGATCTTCCTGAGGGACAACGTTCCCGTGATGGTCTACCTGCTGACGCAGAAGCGATTCGACATCGTCCGTCAGTTCCTGACCATCTGCCTTGACCTACAGAGCACCACCTACCAAACACGAGGAGTCTTTCCCACCAGCTTCGTGGAAGAGGAAGGACATCTGATTGCGGACTATGGCCAACGCTCCATCGGACGAATCACGTCAGTCGACGCAAGCCTCTGGTGGCCGGTTCTGTGCTGGATGTACGTGAAGTCCAGTGGAGACGAGGAATTCGCCTCCAGTCAGGCTGTGCAGCGTGGTGTCCAGCTGCTGCTGGACCTTGTGTTGCACCCCACCTTTGAAGGAACTCCGGTGCTGTTCGTGCCGGACTGCGCTTTCATGATTGACCGTCCGATGGACGTCTGGGGAGCACCACTGGAAGTAGAGGTGTTGCTGTACGGATCTCTGCGTTGCTGCACTCAGCTGATGGAGCTGGGACGAAAGCACCACAACAGCAGGCTGCTGGACCAACGACTGGTGCTGACCCGGCAGTGGGTTCACGACCTTCGCCAGTTTCTTCTCAAGCATTACTGGGTCACCAGCAAAACCATGCAGGTGTTGCGTCGCAGACCGACCGAGCAGTACGGAGACAACCAACACCAGAACGAATTCAATGTTCAGCCTCAAGTCATTCCTGACTGGTTGCAGGACTGGCTCGAAAACCGTGGGGGCTACCTGATCGGAAACATGCGCACAGGACGCCCTGACTTCCGCTTCTACAGCCTCGGAAATTCACTCGGCTGCCTGTTCGGACTGCTGACGGCTCCTCAGCAACGTGCGCTGTTCCGCTTAACGCTGCACAACCGCGACCACCTAATGGCCGAGATGCCCATGCGTATCTGCCACCCACCGATGGAAAGCCTTGAGTGGCAAAACAAGACTGGGTCGGATCCGAAGAACTGGCCCTGGAGCTATCACAACGGTGGGCACTGGCCGAGCCTGTTGTGGTTCTTCGGTGGCTCCATCCTTCTGCACGAGCGCCGCCATCCCCATGCAGATGTTCTGCTGATGGGGCAGATGAAAGCACTGCTGGAAGAGTGCTATTGGAGTCATCTCAACCAGTTACCAAGACAACAGTGGGCTGAATACTTCGATGGCCCAACTGGCACCTGGGTGGGTCAACAGTCCAGGACCTATCAGACCTGGACCATTGTTGGTTTTCTGCTGCTCCACCATTTCCTACGCGTCAATCCAGATGACGTGATGCTTCTGGACCTCGATGAAGGGGCTGTTCCTGACCCTGCGGATGAGTTTCCTGAGGACAGTGATCACGACATGGATCACCATTAA